A genome region from Cervus canadensis isolate Bull #8, Minnesota chromosome 10, ASM1932006v1, whole genome shotgun sequence includes the following:
- the LOC122448012 gene encoding cytochrome c oxidase subunit 7C, mitochondrial-like: protein MLGQSIRRFTTSVVRRSHYEEGPGKNIPFSVENKWRLLAMMTLLFGSGFAAPFFIVRHQLLKK, encoded by the coding sequence ATGTTGGGACAGAGCATCCGGAGGTTCACAACTTCTGTGGTTCGTCGGAGCCACTACGAGGAGGGTCCAGGGAAGAATATACCATTTTCAGTGGAAAACAAGTGGAGGTTACTAGCTATGATGACTTTGCTCTTTGGGTCTGGATTTGCTgcacctttctttatagtaagACACCAACTGCTTAAAAAGTAA